tttaaattttacccaaaaaaaaaaaaagatatttactCAGTTTCACAacaagtgattattattattttttgcccatacaaatatatttactgtttccagttttttactgttccagGGAGATTTAAAAGCGGATATCCACGACTTTTCCACTTGGACGATCAGATTTGTGGGTGCTTACTATCCCAGTTTTTACAAttacagggagatttaaaaACGTGTATCCACAACTTTTCCGCTTGGTCGATCAGATTTTTGGCTGCTTTCTATCCCAGTTTATACtgcttaattttttcaattcaaattttactcAGTTTCACAacaagtgattattattattttttggcccatacaaatatatttactgtttccatttttatcttactttttaattttttcattattttaacttatatacaaaaatagtaattaaataacttgTAGACTCATGGCCTAGTGGGCTAAGGCGTTGAGTGTAgagtttgataaatttaaatttagggtAAGTATGTATGTTAATACTACACCCAGTGTCATAGTCCACTATACCATGggtctacattttttttgttttttttttcatgtttttattcataaactgtaatttttaattttataatatattatgtttcaattttcgggttattagattttgtaataactgtttataatatgttatataataacgcACAACTTAATCTGTATCAGTTTATTAGTAACCGTTGAATTGTgcgttattatttacaatggacttattaaaagaaattgaaaGAGACATTTCAGAAATGGGTATAATTCATCCATCACATTTTTGTTACAAGGAATTAGctgaattgtatacattattatcaaaattaaaaagccACGCTATTAAATGTggaacagaaaaaaacaataatcattttaCTTTATGTGCGTGGTCAAATCAAAATTGTGATTGCGGACCTGATACATGTTTGTGCATTGTTATCAATTATCTGTTTaccgatttgaaaaaaatattgatcaataaacaaaaatcattagttAAATAATCACTTTTTAACTTTCATAATGTGATCAAACTGTTATCCAACACActatatttgacttttttttgattttattttagttgtgtTTTTACAGTGTAGTAGTGTTGACTATGctgcattttatttatttgttaaggtactaataatttaattaaaattggaaCATATATTTCAATCGATAAAAATCAATCAATAGGTACGTCAACTCTGCCAAACATTGAAGGCACATAGAAGATTCACTATACTGAAAtccaaaccaaaatattatcatcttgaattcaataattaaatcaatactgCACACATCATGGACGCCGTAGTAGTCAAATCAATATTCAGCATACatcaacagaataaaaaaaacatttatattggaTACCTAGTTGATCAACctttatctgttattattttattcatgtgtAACGTAACTAAACGATATCTAATACTAAATGTATTTCAATGGAATAAGTTTATATCTGatgatagttttaatataattgtttgttcTTTATCCACTGTTCAACATTCAAAACGATtacatttagataataatttttattataaaatatgtgcaaAATCTGAATCAGTTaatttacatcataataataacagaatcACATTATCCAGTGATAATTTAAATCGATTGAAATTATTGGaaacatgtataaatgcaaatatcatagagttatcaaataaattagtgGCGTATCAGACTGTTTTCAATAATGCATGTATAATTATcaagtatgatattttatatttatcacctGATTGTATTAGAAGTGATTTTATCAGTACATatattaaagattataatttcaaaatgaatgACCTGAAGGATGAAGAAAAGTCATTTTtacttgaattacaacaaatccATCACGAAACGTTTGCAGACATTATACTAAAGCCTGATATAACCAgccaataaaccaaaataatcaTGATATACGACAagcttactatttaataattagattataccttcataataaacattatttattttgtcaaatgcatacctttatttaataataaatgataataatataattaatatattttatattataaataatcttaaatgttAACTggttaaaataaaccaaaatattttccataatataatcatattgtataaattattgaatcaaatgtaagctttctaaaataaaattgaatacaaatattttaaccgtttggtaataaataaaaaatacacaaatattaatgacGGGTTTCATTTagtgaaactataataatataaacatatagttattatttataagattcaatttttttgttgttgttacacataaatttatccattaataaatcttgcaaattattaaatgccgatattattgtattgtcagcTTTATCTTTTTCGTTCAGCATAGTTTTTGCGTTGAACGTTGAGGTTTTCCatctattaaaacaaattaatgattgtatattataaatgcatatattttcatattatcataaatattttatcaaataaactaGATGACACAATTGTTgagcagttaaatattttacatactgtgtgaatattattagtatcaaCGACGAAACATCATCATACCTATATTCACAAAATTGCTTGGTTGTAAGCATCGTGCCTATTTAGGTTATAAAATAGTACTATGGCATGATATGTTTCcccaataatttacaaatattgtacttaattttttttttttcttattcatttTAATGATACCTAGTGTAaatcttaagaggacgccacacgggcaaaaataccgtacaaaaacatgccaattttgttccaataatacggcttactgaatggttttagagcaaaatacctttattaaaagttgtagaggagagttatatcgggtgacgtataagactcgatttttgatattttaattttttataccaattatttgcaagtaaaaaagtgaaaaaaagtcaaaacgcaaaacgattttatcgattttgagaaggaaatatcgaaaatcgagtcTTATACGTCACCCGATATAACTCTTCTCTACATCTTTTAATTAAggtattttgctctaaaaccattctgtaagccgtattattggaacaaaattggcatgttttacagtaaaaaaaatttaattacggCCGTCATGTGCTGCTTTTGTTTCTAGCGGCAGCGTTTGTCCCCTCCTAGCTCCGACATCCAGACTCGCCGGCCGCCGGCAGGTCAAAACCGGTCTGTTATCGGCGGTCCGCGCTTCGCACGTcgttgcattatttttatatatacctattacgttcatattattatttacgtgaaataaaacatagtataattatgCTCGATTTATTACGATGCCCGCGACCGTCCTTGCATTACCGTATTGCCGTGACATCCGCGGCTGTgagtaaaaacttattttttagttccaaaaacACGGCTGACTGACTGGGTTTAGATCAAAAAACCTCTTATAAAAGTTGAAGAGGAGAGTTGAATCTGTTAACGTATAGCActagatttttgatattttagcttattataccaattattcacaaatcaaaaaagtgaaaacaaaaaacaaaaaatgcaaaacgattttatatattttgaaaatgaaatatcgaaaatcgagtcctctaattttatataaaatattcataagaaactcttcaaaaacatttaaaactaatttctatataacatataatattttttgtgttaaaaatataagaatttataaaaactaaaactcattattttattattatttatttattacgggcAGTGAGcccaatataatgtacaaaaatatataaattcaacctAAGTGGGTGTTTTAGTTACCCAACTTTACAAGTAGCAATTTTATagagataatagtaataataaaaaacacacgatatagtatataatgagacatatatattaaaatttttaggtacataatagtaataatacaattttttttttaatatctaataaacaaGTGAGGGTGCTCATTGCCAAggcaaatcataaaataattagtgtattAGATATCTTTACAACACAActatacaaattagtaattactttaaaagtaacaaataaaattgaatttataaaggTGATGCATTTCAATCCGATTATACATTCGattatttgaacaatttcattaaagtatgttataaaataaaatatatttatacaagaacatttatacaatatataagtgTAGAAAAAAGTAAGataaacatatacctacatactaattattaacttccgaaaaaataatataaatgttgtgaATGGTATttgacaattatataataatatataatatcaggtATACGTACTAAGAAcctttactaaattaatttttagaacttGGAGGATTGtaacttaaattaatgttttctatagctaatttttttgctttcctatttaaataaaattttgctataaaatatattaaaaaaactattattatgacaactaaatatttgtttgtgtatATAAATTCATACGTTTTATCTACAATAAGCGAATTTATTAACATATCTTGTTGGTCTAATTGcttatttattgtattgaacgcatctttattaaatttaatattttttatttcatcgaaGTGGATAGGTTTGGGATAGGCCTGAttagaaaaattgaatacattacaGCATGAATCATTTGTAAGAGATAAGTCTACTGGAATCAGGAATTGagaaatatgtttgatttaataCTTGTTCAGTTTTTAGTACACCTTTCGAGGTGTAAGCAATACACCCAGACTTCAAGTATAACTTTCCagaacttttaactttaattttttgagtGAAAGActgtttattacaaattatagtaattgtAGTGGGTTTTTCACATACgaaaaaccaatgatttttgaaaaatgaggGATACCACATTTCTGTTTTGAATTCAGAGATATAAGTATCACATTGAGGTGGTTTAGTTAAAGAATTTTTTAGTAATTCTGTTACACATGTGGGGTCCGTGTcacaattatgtataatttcattaaatccacaaacaaatattttatccactactttacagttatttaaatctggccatataaaatatttggtcaTTATTTTGTCCATTAACAAATACATAGAATTTTTAGTCATATGCAGAAATTGACCATGTTCATTAATTGgaatgtaaataggtaatatgtaataaacgttGAAATTTTCTATAAGGCACAGaggaaattttaaagaaaaaataaatctgtcATTTATTGTGTGCAtttcaatacttaatattttgaatatttcttgAATATTATCCTCATCAAATTTAACAGGGATTTTCAAATCATCCGGGAGTATactctgaatattttttatttccgaAAGCAATTGGTCAGGTGTTATTATAAACGCATCTACTACATTATTCTGTACGTTAGAAATTATTCTTTGCAACCTACTAATAAACATGTCCAATTCAAATATAGTGT
This genomic window from Metopolophium dirhodum isolate CAU chromosome 1, ASM1992520v1, whole genome shotgun sequence contains:
- the LOC132935706 gene encoding uncharacterized protein LOC132935706, translated to MDFQKVVYQILLLLFTIEISTTFGNHEEDLFELTSTSDSPGLQYELIGNGRACGSSWTVNTYMDLKFLNNSLRNIRQMLNSIELIAFKDISITLYQLKKHANRLENEIGLIVQMGRHNKKVKRSIEFGGAALKWMFGVADADDVRRYDSTIDKLENNEKDVMRIVHDQISILKSTVINFNDSVTSFNENKKIFDANMKEGEKKVNELIIEIAKEDRKIIILSSITLLENTIFELDMFISRLQRIISNVQNNVVDAFIITPDQLLSEIKNIQSILPDDLKIPVKFDEDNIQEIFKILSIEMHTINDRFIFSLKFPLCLIENFNVYYILPIYIPINEHGQFLHMTKNSMYLLMDKIMTKYFIWPDLNNCKVVDKIFVCGFNEIIHNCDTDPTCVTELLKNSLTKPPQCDTYISEFKTEMWYPSFFKNHWFFVCEKPTTITIICNKQSFTQKIKVKSSGKLYLKSGCIAYTSKGVLKTEQVLNQTYFSIPDSSRLISYK